Part of the Sphingomonadaceae bacterium OTU29LAMAA1 genome, CGCATTGATCGCTCAGCCCGCGCGGTTCGCCGCCACCAGTCCCGCCAGATAGGGGTGGGCGAGCACCCGGTCGGCGTTGCGCGACCCGGCGAGATGATCGTTGACCAGCCGATCCCCTGCCACCGTGCGATACAATGCGACACACGCATCGATCCGCCGGAAGTTCGCCCCCGCGGCAGCCGCACGGGTGTAGAAATCCCAGTCGTTGCAGTTGCGGAAGCTGGGATCGAAGCCGCCGACCGCGAACACCGTCTCGCGCCGGACGATCGACCAGGACGGGCCGACGACGCCGCCGGTGGCAAGCGCGGCGCGGATATCGCCGCCGTTCCAGCCGCATTCCGGCTCGCCCGGTGCGCTGCCATGCTCGACCCGCGCGAAATGGCCGACGACGATATCCGCCTTGCGCATCGCCCCCGCCCCGAGCAGCGCACCTGCCGCACCGGGCAGCCAGACGTCGTCGCTGTCGAGGAAGGCGATCCACGTCGAACGGCACAGCGCGGCGCCGACGTTGCGGGCGTTCGAGGCGCCGCCGTTGCGTGGCAGGATCGCCGCTTCGACCCGGCCGGGATGGGCGTCGGCAACCGCGCGGATCACGGTCGCGCTGTCGTCGTTCGATCCGTCGTCGACCACGATCACCCGGACGGGTGCATGATCCTGCGCCAGCACGCTGGCGACCGCATCGGCGACGACATGGGCGCGATCGTGACAGGGAATGACGACGTCATAGTCCGGCAGTGCGAGGTCGATCGGAAACATATCGGTAACAAGAGACATCGGTCGGCTATGCGGGTGCCGATGCCGCCGATCAAGGGCGGCATCGGTGGATCGGTCCCCGCTTGCGCCGGCCCTCAGCGACCGCCGAAATTCATCTTTGCCCCGGCATACAGGTAGCGGCCGAGTGGCGAGATCGGCACGTTCGTCTCGAATCCGATATCCGGCTTCTGATCGGCGAGGTTGTTGACCCCGCCATATAAACTGAAGCGTTCGCTAGCCGCGATCTCAACCTGCACGTCATGCTGCCACAGCGCCTTGTAGCGGAAGTAGCGGGGATCGACGAAGCTGGGATTGTCGTTCGTGTCGAACCGGCCGTAGCGCCGCACGCCGTTCTGCCAGCGCAGATTGTAGGATAGCGTCACCGCATCCATGCTCCACGTCGGCGAGAAGGCGGCGTTGAAGCGCGGACGGAACAGCGCGTCGACGTTGTTTTCCACGGCCGCACCGGGCGTGGCGACCTGTTCCAGCGTCGCGAGATAGCCGCCGACCAGCCGGAGATCGAACCGGCCGAACTGCGCGGTATCGATCCGCCATGCGGCGTTGACTTCCAGCCCGGAGGTGCGGAAGGCGGCGACGTTCTGCGGCTGGACGACGAAGCCGTTGATGAAGCCGGTGCCCTGCTGGCGGCTGATCGATCGGCAATAGGGATTGTCGAGGCTGGGCTGATCGACGCACAATTCGGCGATGATGTTGGCGTCGGGCTGGTTGATCGCATCGCGCAGGCGGATGTCGTACCAGTCGACCGCGATGCTGAGGTTGGGGACGAAGCGTGGCCGCAGCACCACGCCGGCTGTCCACGTCCTCGCGACCTCGGCCCGCAGGTCCGGATTGCCCTGCACCGTGCCGGGGATGAAGATCGTCGCGTTGGGATTGTTAGCCGCGGTGAAACCGGAGAGGTTGCCGCCGAGGCCGCCGATCAGCGTCTGGCAGTTCGCCGCGCGGAACGCCGTGCCGTTGCCGCGATTGCCGGCATAGCAGGGATCGGAGAAGAAGTTGCTGGTGCCGGTTTGCGGACGGAATATCTCGCCGATATTGGGCGCGCGCACCGACCGGCCGTACGATCCCCGGAAGCTGATGTCGCGCACCGGCGCCCA contains:
- a CDS encoding glycosyltransferase family 2 protein, whose translation is MSLVTDMFPIDLALPDYDVVIPCHDRAHVVADAVASVLAQDHAPVRVIVVDDGSNDDSATVIRAVADAHPGRVEAAILPRNGGASNARNVGAALCRSTWIAFLDSDDVWLPGAAGALLGAGAMRKADIVVGHFARVEHGSAPGEPECGWNGGDIRAALATGGVVGPSWSIVRRETVFAVGGFDPSFRNCNDWDFYTRAAAAGANFRRIDACVALYRTVAGDRLVNDHLAGSRNADRVLAHPYLAGLVAANRAG